TTATGCCGAGCCGATCGGTTCGATCGACGAGTTGCGTGCGGCGACAGTCGAATTGGCGCGGCGGGCGCGCGGGATGAATCAGACTTCGTAGAGTTCGAGCGGCAGGTCGTCGGGGTCGAAGAAGAACGCCATCCGTTTGCCGGTGACCTCGTCGACGCGTAGTTCTTCGGTGCGTACGCCTTTGGCGGCGAGCCGGTCCAGGGTGGCGGCGACGTCGCGGACCGCGAACGCGAGGTGGCGCAGCCCGGCGGCCTCGGGCCAACTCGCGCGGTTCGGGGGTTCGGGAAAGGAGAACAGTTCGATCCTGCTGCCGCCGGGGATGGCGAGGTCGAGTTTGTAGGAGCGGCGTTCGGCCCGGTATTGCTCGGCGATCACGGCGAGCCCGAGTGTCTCGGTGTAGAACCGCTTGGAGCGCACATAGTCGGACGCGATGATCGCCACGTGGTGAATGCCTAGGAGTTCCACTCCGCGACCGTATCTCAGGGGTGCGTTCGTTCCGGGTAGGCCCCGGTTCGGGTCGCGGGCGGATCACACGGTTTGCCGCCGCGTCGCGGCGATCAGGAATCCCGATGCGGCGGCGAGCGCGGTGAGTACGCGGGCGTGGTTCCACCAGACCCATTGCGTGTACAGCTCGTCCCATCGGGTCGCCGCGCCGGGATCAGCCGGGTCCAGCGCGTCCACCGACGCGCTGACGGGCACGTTGCCGGCTCCGGTGATGACGACCGTGGCGAACAGGAAGGTGATGGCTGCGGCGAGGATCCACGGTGCCGATGGTGTACGCCACCGCATGGCCGCGCGCACGATCAGGACGAGGCACAGCGCGCTGGTGCCGTACATGGCCAGCATCAGCGGTGGTGTGACGGCGGTGCGGTCGAGTGCCTGCATGGCGGCGATCCCTTGCGCCGAAGGCAGCTCGCGTAGACCGGGCATGACGACGAAGGAGAAGTCGAAGAACACGCCGCCGTTGACGGCCGTGGCCAGTGCTGCCGTCCAGGTCAGCCATTGGTCCGGGCTGCGCCTCTCCGGTGCGCCGGGGTTGTCTTTTCGCATGCTTCCACAACATCAGCCGTGCGCGCGAAGCACCATGCGCGAGACGCGCCGGTGCATGTGGGAGCGTCCAGTGCGGTGTTCACACGGTGAGCATGGCGACGATCATGGCGATGATTTCGGCGGCGTCGTCGGGGTGAGGTTTACGGACGCCCGCTTCCAGGGTGCGTTCGTAGTCGGCGATGAGCGCGAACATGATGGTGGCCATGGTTTCCAGGCGTTGCCTGCGTTTGCGTGCGGCCAGGTGGGGCAGGGCGGCGGTGAGCCGGGTGGCGATGATGCGGACGGCGGCGCGGTCGGTGCCCGCCAGGCGGCGTGGATCGGCGATCACCGGGTGGGCGCGCACGACCTCCAGGAAGCGGCCGTAGTGGGTGACACCGTCGGCGGCACTGAGTTCGAGGATCGGCGCGGCGAGCATCGTGACGAGGGTGTCGAGGTCGTGTGCGGTGCCTTCGGCCTCGTAGCGGGCGAGCAATTGCATGCGCCGGTCTTCGAGCCAGTTCATTCTGCGGTCGACGATGGCTTCGATCAGGCCGGTGCGGGAGTCGAAGTAGTAGTGCACGGCGGAGTTGTTGCGGTTGCCCGCGGCCGCGGCGATATCGCGCAGCGGGACGTCGACCCCGCGTTCGGCGATGAGCCGCTCCCCCGCGTCGAGCAGTGCCGCGCGCGAATCGGCGATGAACATAGCGAGACTCTACTAAACACCCACCTTGACTGAGTTAAGCACACGTGTTTAGTTGAGGAGGTGGGTTGCGGGGTTCAGTGCCGAGCAGCGTCGGGCCGTGGCCTGACGCCTACGGGTCCGCGGCGGCGCGGCCGCGCGGAGGTCGGCCGGTGATCGCGCGCGGGCCGATCTTTC
This genomic stretch from Nocardia brasiliensis ATCC 700358 harbors:
- a CDS encoding VOC family protein, producing MELLGIHHVAIIASDYVRSKRFYTETLGLAVIAEQYRAERRSYKLDLAIPGGSRIELFSFPEPPNRASWPEAAGLRHLAFAVRDVAATLDRLAAKGVRTEELRVDEVTGKRMAFFFDPDDLPLELYEV
- a CDS encoding helix-turn-helix domain-containing protein, producing the protein MFIADSRAALLDAGERLIAERGVDVPLRDIAAAAGNRNNSAVHYYFDSRTGLIEAIVDRRMNWLEDRRMQLLARYEAEGTAHDLDTLVTMLAAPILELSAADGVTHYGRFLEVVRAHPVIADPRRLAGTDRAAVRIIATRLTAALPHLAARKRRQRLETMATIMFALIADYERTLEAGVRKPHPDDAAEIIAMIVAMLTV
- a CDS encoding DUF1772 domain-containing protein — protein: MRKDNPGAPERRSPDQWLTWTAALATAVNGGVFFDFSFVVMPGLRELPSAQGIAAMQALDRTAVTPPLMLAMYGTSALCLVLIVRAAMRWRTPSAPWILAAAITFLFATVVITGAGNVPVSASVDALDPADPGAATRWDELYTQWVWWNHARVLTALAAASGFLIAATRRQTV